One stretch of Tepidibacter hydrothermalis DNA includes these proteins:
- a CDS encoding DUF5682 family protein, translating into MERLLFSEEMDKINKLYEDAFDLEKNIVYFPVRHHSPACSFHLKKVIEEYKPEIILIEGPNNANHLIPSLVHEDSKTPLSIYYTYSDSKELLGEKDDKYMCYYPFLDYSPEFVALKTASKKNILVKFIDLSYEQILINSDKGEGVREKFEKKNYNDDYIFDRSKFIKEICKKQNCRNFNELWEKLYEIDGINISTQTFIKNILAYCYLSRLDLSEEMLEQDGCIAREKYMNMQIEKYSEKHNKVLVITGGIHTLGLINLRGKDIKTRIKRVIKDDTNAYAMAYSFKECDQLNGYASGMPYTAFYNKVWENICENKELPYEDAVMDFIAKCGRELRENGEGISTADSIEALNMAKGLASLRDKLQCGAYELLDGVRSSFIKGEISVSNSAPIDSLNKLMTGDKIGELSSTADIPPIVLDFRNKCKQLRIKIDTSCKQSKTLDIYKTKSHRQVSKLFHMMNFLETEFCIRTKGPDFTIGRNTNLIRETWEYKWDPSVETKLIEHSVYGGSLKEAVREIIVKKMKDIESHSGQASELMINAAVMGLEDLVDKILLQMELIIQNDGEFYSLTQACNKLHFLYKEKYLMDILNTEKIEILIKKVYEKSASLISELYNISKDDENYMIQKLKELYNISMDNSLSLNDDIYTEQLRVLINRKDCNTALEGAGVGILIGLNELDIEEGIKRSKSYLYSSGEKLFESARYLKGIFSTARDLIMCSDGLINGIDHMLREIEYEDFIKIIPEMRLAFSFFIPSEIDEIGNNVGKLYNKSSYEVLDKEPVSEEDIILAKKLDEMAVEQLNQFGIL; encoded by the coding sequence ATGGAAAGATTATTATTCAGCGAAGAAATGGATAAAATAAATAAATTATATGAAGATGCTTTTGATTTAGAAAAAAACATAGTGTATTTTCCTGTAAGGCATCATAGTCCTGCATGTTCTTTTCATCTTAAAAAAGTTATAGAAGAATATAAGCCAGAGATAATATTGATTGAAGGACCTAATAATGCAAATCATTTAATACCTTCATTAGTACATGAAGATAGTAAAACACCTTTGAGTATTTATTATACATATTCAGATAGTAAAGAGTTATTAGGAGAAAAGGATGATAAATATATGTGTTATTATCCTTTTTTAGATTATTCACCAGAATTTGTAGCATTAAAGACTGCAAGTAAAAAGAATATTTTAGTTAAATTTATTGATCTTTCATATGAACAGATATTGATAAACAGTGATAAAGGCGAGGGTGTTAGAGAAAAATTTGAAAAGAAAAATTATAATGATGATTATATTTTTGATAGAAGTAAGTTTATAAAAGAAATTTGTAAAAAACAAAACTGTAGAAATTTCAATGAACTATGGGAAAAATTATATGAAATAGATGGAATAAATATAAGTACACAAACATTTATTAAAAATATTTTAGCTTATTGCTATCTTTCAAGGTTGGATTTAAGTGAGGAGATGTTAGAGCAAGATGGATGTATAGCTAGAGAAAAATATATGAATATGCAGATAGAAAAATATTCTGAAAAGCACAATAAAGTTTTGGTTATTACTGGAGGAATTCATACTCTTGGACTTATTAATCTTAGAGGTAAGGATATAAAAACTAGGATTAAAAGAGTAATAAAAGATGATACTAATGCTTACGCAATGGCATATTCATTTAAAGAATGTGATCAATTGAATGGATATGCAAGTGGAATGCCTTATACAGCTTTTTATAATAAGGTATGGGAAAATATATGCGAAAATAAAGAATTACCTTATGAAGATGCTGTTATGGATTTTATAGCTAAGTGCGGGAGAGAACTTAGAGAAAATGGTGAAGGAATATCTACTGCAGATTCGATTGAAGCGTTAAATATGGCAAAAGGACTTGCAAGTTTGAGAGATAAACTGCAGTGTGGAGCATATGAATTATTAGATGGAGTTAGAAGTTCATTTATAAAAGGAGAAATAAGTGTTTCAAATAGTGCACCTATAGATTCTTTAAATAAACTTATGACAGGAGATAAAATAGGAGAGCTAAGTAGTACTGCAGATATACCTCCTATAGTTTTAGATTTTAGAAATAAGTGCAAACAGCTTAGGATAAAGATAGATACTTCATGTAAACAAAGCAAGACTCTTGATATATATAAGACAAAATCTCATAGACAAGTAAGTAAATTATTTCATATGATGAATTTTTTAGAAACAGAATTTTGTATAAGAACTAAGGGCCCAGATTTTACTATAGGTAGAAATACAAATTTAATAAGAGAAACTTGGGAGTACAAATGGGATCCAAGTGTTGAAACAAAATTAATCGAGCATTCTGTTTATGGAGGAAGTTTAAAAGAAGCAGTACGTGAAATTATAGTAAAGAAAATGAAGGATATAGAATCTCATAGTGGACAGGCATCAGAATTAATGATTAATGCAGCTGTTATGGGGTTAGAAGATCTTGTAGATAAGATATTATTACAAATGGAATTAATAATTCAAAATGATGGAGAATTTTATTCACTAACACAAGCATGTAATAAACTACACTTTTTATATAAAGAAAAATATTTAATGGATATATTAAATACAGAAAAAATAGAAATTCTTATTAAAAAAGTTTATGAAAAGTCAGCTTCACTAATTTCAGAATTATATAATATATCAAAAGACGATGAAAATTATATGATTCAAAAACTAAAAGAACTATACAATATCTCTATGGATAACAGTTTAAGCTTAAATGATGATATATATACTGAACAATTAAGAGTATTGATAAATAGAAAAGATTGCAACACAGCATTAGAGGGTGCAGGGGTTGGAATTTTAATTGGATTAAATGAATTAGATATAGAAGAGGGAATAAAAAGATCAAAATCATATTTGTATAGTTCAGGAGAGAAATTGTTTGAATCCGCAAGATATCTAAAGGGTATATTCAGTACTGCTAGGGACTTAATAATGTGTAGTGATGGATTGATAAACGGAATAGATCATATGCTTAGAGAAATAGAATATGAAGATTTTATAAAAATAATACCAGAAATGCGATTGGCATTTAGTTTCTTTATTCCTAGTGAAATTGATGAAATAGGAAATAATGTAGGAAAATTATATAATAAGAGTT
- a CDS encoding AAA family ATPase — translation MKSRTIKPPAEVLYKKELMALQKYDKGAKPANWRLSPKAVRTFILGCDEPLEIDGEQVYITKKFYGDDTLIERCIVTLAGNRGLMLVGEPGTAKTMLSELLTAAICGTSTNTIQGTAGTVEDMIKYSWNYAMLLAKGPSREALVPSPIYIGMEKGIITRLEEITRCPSEVQDSLISILSDKVLNIPELGEDGVVFAESGFNVIATANIRDKGVNEMSSALKRRFNFETVFPIKDLSLEVEIIEKESKKLLNQSGIDIKIDRDAVEILASTFHELRNGVTVEGYRLDKPEAVMSTAEAVSVYFQSAMSAYYYDDGNMSMDRVVQNILGAVMKENRDDLNKIKNYFTLVVKQRSTKEGGLWKDYYSAKKWIK, via the coding sequence ATGAAATCTAGAACAATAAAGCCACCAGCAGAGGTGTTATACAAAAAGGAATTAATGGCACTCCAAAAATATGATAAAGGAGCTAAACCAGCTAATTGGAGATTGTCACCAAAAGCAGTTAGAACATTTATATTAGGATGTGATGAACCCTTAGAAATAGATGGAGAACAAGTATATATTACTAAGAAGTTTTATGGAGATGATACATTAATAGAAAGGTGTATTGTTACTCTTGCAGGAAATAGAGGATTGATGCTTGTTGGAGAACCAGGAACAGCAAAAACAATGCTTAGTGAGCTTTTGACAGCTGCAATATGTGGGACAAGTACTAATACTATTCAGGGAACAGCAGGTACTGTAGAGGATATGATTAAGTATTCCTGGAATTATGCTATGCTTTTAGCCAAGGGACCAAGCAGAGAGGCTTTGGTTCCATCTCCTATATATATAGGAATGGAGAAAGGTATAATAACTAGACTTGAAGAAATTACTCGTTGTCCTTCAGAAGTTCAAGATAGTTTGATAAGTATATTGAGTGATAAAGTCTTGAATATTCCAGAGCTTGGAGAAGATGGAGTTGTATTTGCGGAATCTGGATTTAATGTTATTGCTACAGCTAATATTAGGGATAAAGGCGTAAATGAAATGAGTAGCGCATTAAAAAGAAGATTTAATTTTGAAACTGTTTTTCCAATAAAGGACTTATCTTTAGAGGTTGAAATAATTGAAAAAGAATCTAAAAAACTTTTAAATCAATCTGGAATCGATATAAAAATAGATAGAGATGCAGTTGAAATTTTGGCGTCTACGTTTCATGAACTTAGAAATGGTGTTACAGTAGAAGGCTATAGGCTAGATAAACCAGAAGCAGTTATGAGTACGGCAGAGGCAGTTTCTGTATATTTTCAAAGTGCAATGAGTGCGTATTATTATGATGATGGTAATATGAGCATGGATAGAGTTGTTCAAAATATATTAGGTGCTGTTATGAAAGAAAACAGAGATGACTTAAATAAGATAAAAAACTATTTTACACTTGTAGTAAAACAAAGAAGTACAAAGGAAGGCGGACTATGGAAAGATTATTATTCAGCGAAGAAATGGATAAAATAA
- a CDS encoding VWA domain-containing protein, producing MDIKKLKRWRLILGNESEECLQNYDKGGFCLDNDQIIMDEALAAIYDDTSSSDDNSSGGSKRSAGLGKSAPRLAKWLGDIRKYFPEDIVTVIQNDAIERKNLTQLLFEPEVLKDVTPDIGMVSTLLALKDQIPEKTKETARELVRKLVADIQERLKNDIERAVAGAINKKEHSPIPSFKAIDWKYTISKNLKNYNVEHKKIIPEKFYYFNRARESNNWTIILDIDQSGSMVESAIYASIVGSIFASIKALKTHVVAFDTSVVDLSKECKNDPVDMIFGIQLGGGTNINKSVAYCQDLITEPEQSIFILISDLYEGGNQAQLIKRMKDMKESGVKVICLLAISDDGIPAYDERLAKKFAALDIPTFGATPNLLPELIEKVLKGKDLTSKNGLE from the coding sequence ATGGATATAAAAAAGTTAAAAAGATGGAGATTAATATTAGGCAATGAAAGTGAAGAGTGTTTACAAAATTATGATAAAGGTGGATTTTGTTTAGATAATGATCAGATAATTATGGATGAAGCATTGGCAGCTATATATGATGATACTTCTTCAAGTGATGATAATAGTAGTGGTGGATCAAAAAGAAGTGCAGGCCTTGGTAAATCAGCTCCTAGACTTGCAAAGTGGTTAGGAGATATTAGAAAGTATTTCCCAGAAGATATAGTAACAGTAATACAAAATGATGCTATAGAAAGAAAAAACCTAACACAATTACTATTTGAACCGGAAGTTTTAAAGGATGTTACACCTGATATTGGTATGGTATCAACACTATTAGCACTTAAAGATCAAATTCCTGAAAAAACAAAGGAAACAGCAAGAGAATTGGTTAGAAAACTAGTAGCGGATATACAAGAAAGATTGAAAAATGATATAGAGAGAGCTGTTGCTGGAGCGATTAATAAAAAAGAGCACTCTCCTATTCCATCATTTAAAGCAATAGATTGGAAATATACAATAAGTAAAAACTTAAAAAATTATAATGTAGAACATAAAAAGATTATTCCAGAGAAATTTTATTATTTCAATAGAGCAAGAGAATCTAATAATTGGACTATAATCTTAGATATAGATCAAAGTGGTTCTATGGTTGAATCAGCTATTTATGCATCAATAGTAGGATCCATATTTGCAAGTATAAAAGCATTGAAAACTCATGTAGTAGCATTTGATACATCAGTTGTGGATTTGAGTAAAGAGTGTAAAAATGACCCTGTAGATATGATTTTTGGAATACAACTAGGTGGAGGAACAAATATAAATAAATCGGTTGCATATTGCCAAGATCTTATTACTGAACCTGAACAATCTATTTTTATACTTATTTCAGATCTTTATGAAGGTGGAAATCAAGCACAGTTAATAAAAAGAATGAAAGATATGAAGGAATCAGGAGTAAAAGTTATTTGTTTATTAGCTATATCAGATGATGGAATTCCAGCATATGATGAAAGATTGGCTAAAAAATTTGCTGCGTTAGATATACCTACATTTGGAGCTACACCAAATCTACTTCCAGAGTTAATAGAAAAAGTATTAAAAGGCAAGGATTTAACTAGTAAAAATGGGTTGGAATAA
- a CDS encoding DUF5682 family protein, whose product MDNVNVFGVRHLSPSSSYHLLEFLEKIKPTAVLIEGLYDANEHISSIVNPKNKAPLAILAYTESLPVKTILYPIASYSPEYQALVWANKNNVHSSFIDLPSDVVLMLDAIEVKKDEESSQEESKSNKTYIYNKNSLYERIAQIYDEPNYETFWERNFEHNLDLDSYRNMMNEFCMQMRQLIEESDAVHDRKEYARNLIREAFMRRQIKNTIEAGHKPEKIVVVTGAYHVSALNMKLSPMSDDEIKALPRTKTNITLMPYSYYRLSSQAGYGAGNKAPFYYQLMWECLIKGDLERLPALYFTNLVRDLRKAGTYRSPAEVIEGVRLAKSLTYMHKGKIPTLIDLQDACSVCLGQGKKSVVAESMMRIEIGTEIGHIENGVSQTPIQDDFYRKLKELKLEKYKSTVAQDLVLDLRENRRVKSEKLAFLDLKRSEFLNKLEFLNIDFAIEKKSSQDRASWKEEWILKWTPESEIQLVEAVLLGNSIEFATAFKLDEELKECEDIAEASELILKACKCGMSKAVDDARKLVQGLSADAEDFINITKTLKNIYQVISFGSLRKVDTSNLIEIVEQLSLKLNLLMIDSCNCNDDKAKEMVKAMAYIDSIIQDNDIELDGELWIEKLTELSDRDDRNPKLSGYAAGILLEKNRMSEQQLSQEISRRLSIGIDVDLGAGWFEGLASRNHYTLISKLIILEKLDEYINSLEDEEFCSALVFLRRTFSSFSPEHKRSISENLGKIWNINNEESEEEVLKALEEIDEESFADLDDFDFGDI is encoded by the coding sequence ATGGATAATGTAAATGTTTTTGGAGTTCGTCATCTTTCACCTAGCAGTTCGTATCATTTATTAGAGTTTTTAGAAAAAATAAAACCTACAGCTGTATTGATTGAAGGTTTATATGATGCAAATGAACATATTTCTTCAATCGTTAATCCAAAGAATAAAGCTCCGTTAGCAATATTGGCATATACGGAAAGCCTACCTGTAAAAACTATATTATATCCAATAGCATCTTATTCACCAGAATATCAAGCTTTAGTTTGGGCAAATAAAAATAATGTTCATTCATCATTTATAGATTTGCCATCAGATGTAGTACTAATGTTAGATGCTATTGAAGTGAAAAAGGATGAAGAAAGCTCTCAAGAAGAATCAAAAAGTAATAAGACTTACATATATAATAAAAATTCTTTATATGAAAGAATAGCACAAATTTATGATGAACCAAATTATGAAACTTTTTGGGAAAGAAATTTTGAGCATAATTTAGATTTAGATTCTTACAGGAATATGATGAATGAGTTTTGTATGCAGATGAGACAGCTTATAGAAGAAAGCGATGCTGTACATGATAGAAAAGAATATGCTAGAAATTTAATTAGAGAAGCTTTTATGAGAAGACAGATTAAAAATACTATTGAGGCTGGTCACAAACCAGAAAAGATAGTTGTTGTAACTGGAGCATATCATGTGTCAGCCTTAAATATGAAGTTAAGTCCTATGAGTGATGATGAGATAAAAGCTTTGCCTAGAACTAAAACTAATATTACATTAATGCCATATTCATATTATAGGTTATCTAGTCAAGCTGGATATGGTGCAGGGAATAAAGCTCCATTTTATTATCAATTAATGTGGGAATGTTTGATAAAAGGAGACTTAGAAAGACTACCAGCTCTTTATTTTACGAATTTGGTTAGGGATTTAAGAAAGGCAGGAACATATAGATCTCCAGCAGAGGTAATAGAAGGGGTTAGACTTGCAAAATCGTTAACTTATATGCACAAAGGTAAAATACCAACACTAATTGATCTTCAAGATGCTTGTAGTGTATGTTTAGGTCAGGGGAAAAAATCAGTTGTTGCGGAGTCTATGATGAGAATTGAAATAGGAACTGAAATAGGACATATAGAGAATGGAGTAAGTCAAACCCCTATACAAGATGATTTTTATAGAAAATTAAAAGAATTAAAGCTTGAAAAATATAAAAGCACAGTTGCTCAGGATTTAGTCTTAGACCTGAGAGAGAATAGGAGAGTTAAATCAGAAAAGCTTGCTTTTTTAGACTTAAAAAGATCGGAATTTTTAAATAAACTAGAGTTTTTAAATATAGATTTTGCTATTGAAAAAAAATCTTCTCAAGATAGAGCTAGTTGGAAAGAGGAATGGATATTAAAATGGACACCAGAGTCAGAAATTCAATTAGTAGAAGCTGTTCTACTTGGAAATAGTATAGAGTTTGCTACTGCATTTAAGTTAGATGAAGAGTTAAAGGAATGTGAAGATATTGCTGAGGCTTCAGAACTTATTTTAAAAGCATGCAAATGCGGAATGTCAAAGGCAGTAGATGATGCAAGAAAACTAGTTCAAGGATTATCTGCAGATGCAGAGGATTTCATAAATATTACAAAGACACTTAAGAATATTTATCAAGTAATAAGCTTTGGAAGCTTAAGAAAAGTTGATACTAGTAATTTAATAGAAATAGTAGAACAATTGTCTTTAAAGCTAAATCTTTTAATGATAGACTCTTGTAATTGTAATGATGATAAAGCTAAAGAGATGGTTAAAGCCATGGCGTATATAGATTCAATTATTCAAGATAATGATATCGAATTAGATGGTGAACTTTGGATAGAAAAATTAACAGAACTTTCAGATAGAGATGATAGAAATCCTAAATTATCAGGATATGCTGCTGGGATTTTACTAGAAAAAAATAGAATGTCAGAACAACAATTATCACAAGAAATTTCTCGTAGATTATCTATAGGAATTGATGTGGATTTAGGAGCGGGATGGTTTGAAGGGCTGGCTTCTAGAAATCATTATACCCTTATTTCAAAGCTTATTATTCTAGAAAAACTAGATGAATATATAAATTCATTAGAGGATGAAGAATTTTGTAGTGCACTAGTGTTTTTGAGAAGAACCTTTAGTTCATTTAGCCCAGAACATAAGCGCAGTATTAGTGAAAATCTAGGAAAAATTTGGAATATAAATAATGAAGAATCAGAAGAAGAAGTATTAAAAGCTTTAGAAGAAATAGATGAAGAATCTTTTGCGGATTTAGATGACTTTGATTTTGGAGATATATAA
- a CDS encoding AAA family ATPase, with the protein MKKTENNVMRLPAEKLYEKEIKALIKAETDPIPEGWQMSPKSVRTFILGGKAGRTQITPKYIGNQRLVEIAIATLLTDRSLLLIGEPGTAKSWLSENLTAAIHGDSCKVVQGTAGTTEEQIRYSWNYAMLLSNGPTEEALVKTPVFRAMENGQVARVEEISRCASEVQDALISILSEKNISIPELNNEIHAQKGFAIIATANTRDKGVNDMSSALKRRFNIIVLPTPKNIETEIEIVRKRVEEISSSLDLQAQIPTEDSISKIVTVFRELREGITTDKSKKLKSPSSVISTAEAISLLTNSMALAGSFGDGEIQDIDIAAGLQGAIVKDESKDQIVWKEYLENVMRKRGEEWQKLYKACKELNG; encoded by the coding sequence GTGAAAAAGACAGAAAACAATGTAATGCGTTTACCAGCAGAAAAACTATATGAAAAAGAAATTAAAGCTTTAATTAAAGCTGAAACAGATCCAATTCCAGAAGGGTGGCAGATGTCACCCAAATCTGTTAGAACTTTTATTTTAGGAGGCAAGGCGGGAAGAACTCAAATAACTCCTAAGTATATAGGTAATCAAAGATTAGTTGAAATTGCAATCGCAACATTATTAACAGATAGATCGTTGCTTTTAATAGGAGAGCCGGGAACAGCAAAGTCATGGTTATCAGAAAATTTAACAGCAGCAATACATGGTGATTCTTGCAAAGTAGTTCAAGGAACTGCAGGTACTACAGAAGAACAAATTAGATATTCTTGGAATTATGCAATGCTTCTTTCAAATGGACCAACAGAAGAGGCATTAGTTAAAACGCCTGTATTTAGAGCTATGGAAAATGGACAAGTTGCAAGAGTTGAAGAAATTTCACGTTGTGCATCAGAGGTTCAGGATGCATTAATATCTATTCTTTCTGAAAAGAATATTTCTATTCCAGAGTTAAATAATGAAATTCATGCCCAAAAAGGATTTGCTATAATAGCAACAGCGAATACAAGAGATAAAGGTGTAAATGATATGTCTTCAGCTCTTAAAAGGCGTTTTAATATTATTGTTTTGCCTACACCTAAAAATATAGAAACTGAAATTGAGATAGTAAGAAAAAGAGTTGAAGAGATTTCTTCTAGTCTTGATTTACAAGCACAGATTCCAACAGAAGATTCTATATCAAAGATAGTAACTGTATTTAGAGAACTTAGAGAAGGAATTACAACGGACAAAAGTAAGAAACTTAAATCTCCAAGTAGCGTTATTTCTACGGCAGAAGCTATTTCACTTTTAACAAATAGTATGGCACTTGCAGGGAGTTTTGGAGATGGAGAAATTCAAGATATTGATATTGCAGCAGGATTACAAGGGGCAATAGTAAAAGATGAATCAAAGGATCAAATCGTTTGGAAGGAATACCTAGAGAATGTAATGAGAAAAAGAGGAGAAGAGTGGCAGAAATTGTACAAGGCATGTAAGGAGTTAAATGGGTAA
- a CDS encoding HEAT repeat domain-containing protein translates to MSKDLLIELKKECIELGMAGSELGIGNNKLEKLLPKFEKLGQKIRPFKMVKDRINTLINSKKDESEDNLISLLNLVDAILLTQAETDIDGEIEILQGNSGEMSTNISNNLIAPVVTALTTKGGGRYNEIAKGFREGICSDFRLIPLLIRGLDDKYGEIGELIYEKLSEHNNPEYLPLLKESFNKMGKKNDLRKLNLMGQILEEDEREFVINLLEDSSKEIKIEAVNILGNMKDTEDILLEQAKSKIKDIREAAYLGLVKINSEEGRKELKKAIKKADYDIVLAAIRDCESENYADVLLTRLNHLYGKFIKKQNVEHIEDIMIILDDIRNHKSEDVFEFLVKCLEEGTLYNWKTKEYDYQFYGSRERVLIECIGEYDHIPEKVRDLIQSRREMNNNKIFDLEFYISLKSRTYEEVYEIYSPYFINKTIKQDTAYRTISAFLQYLGYKRSWYTRISHTYIDKMLVPVYKEFDKRWNEIFRLYEAYDILAYTLNKEDKVSIEFLLKKLKTPMKIANREDNDFYKDQIECMLSIIGLLKIGHEGVYELILNKIKEIIDNNGLPDNFILFIPYFPSEYIKETEEYLMKLKRKNEEVENRFLDMSVKKLEEVLSK, encoded by the coding sequence ATGAGTAAAGATTTATTAATAGAACTAAAAAAAGAATGTATAGAATTAGGAATGGCTGGAAGTGAGTTAGGAATAGGTAATAATAAATTGGAAAAATTATTACCTAAATTTGAAAAGTTAGGTCAGAAAATAAGACCATTTAAAATGGTTAAAGATAGAATTAATACTCTTATAAATTCAAAAAAAGATGAAAGTGAAGATAATTTGATTTCTCTTTTAAACTTAGTAGATGCAATATTACTTACACAAGCTGAAACTGATATAGACGGTGAAATAGAAATTCTTCAAGGAAATTCTGGTGAGATGAGTACAAATATATCAAATAACTTGATAGCACCAGTAGTAACAGCATTAACTACTAAAGGTGGAGGGCGTTATAATGAAATAGCAAAAGGTTTTAGAGAGGGGATATGCTCTGATTTTAGATTAATTCCACTACTTATAAGGGGATTAGACGATAAATATGGAGAAATAGGTGAGCTTATTTATGAAAAACTATCAGAGCATAATAATCCTGAGTATCTTCCTCTTTTAAAAGAAAGCTTTAATAAAATGGGCAAAAAAAATGATTTACGCAAACTAAATCTCATGGGACAAATCCTTGAAGAGGATGAAAGAGAGTTCGTTATTAACTTATTAGAAGATAGTTCTAAAGAAATTAAAATAGAAGCTGTAAACATTTTAGGAAATATGAAAGATACGGAAGATATTTTATTAGAGCAAGCAAAATCTAAAATAAAAGATATTAGAGAAGCTGCTTATTTGGGTCTTGTAAAAATCAATTCGGAAGAAGGAAGAAAAGAATTAAAAAAGGCTATTAAAAAAGCGGATTATGATATAGTTTTAGCTGCTATAAGAGATTGTGAATCAGAAAATTATGCAGATGTTTTACTTACAAGATTGAATCACCTATATGGAAAATTTATTAAGAAACAGAATGTAGAGCATATTGAGGATATAATGATTATTCTAGATGACATAAGAAACCATAAAAGTGAAGATGTGTTTGAATTCTTAGTAAAGTGCTTAGAAGAAGGAACCTTGTATAACTGGAAAACAAAAGAGTATGACTATCAATTCTATGGATCAAGAGAAAGAGTTTTAATTGAGTGTATAGGAGAATATGATCATATTCCAGAAAAAGTTAGAGATTTAATACAGAGTAGAAGAGAAATGAATAATAATAAAATCTTTGATCTAGAATTTTATATTTCCCTTAAAAGTAGAACTTATGAAGAGGTATATGAGATATATAGTCCCTATTTTATAAACAAGACAATTAAGCAAGATACGGCATATAGAACAATATCGGCATTTTTACAATACCTAGGGTATAAAAGAAGTTGGTATACAAGGATATCACATACTTATATAGATAAAATGTTAGTACCTGTTTACAAAGAATTTGACAAGAGATGGAATGAGATATTTAGACTTTATGAGGCATATGATATACTTGCCTATACCTTAAATAAAGAGGATAAAGTTAGTATCGAATTTCTACTTAAGAAATTGAAAACACCTATGAAAATTGCCAACAGAGAGGATAATGATTTTTATAAAGATCAGATAGAGTGTATGTTATCTATAATTGGATTACTAAAAATAGGACATGAAGGAGTATATGAGCTAATTTTAAATAAGATAAAAGAAATCATTGATAATAATGGATTACCAGATAACTTCATATTATTTATACCGTATTTTCCTTCAGAGTATATAAAAGAAACAGAAGAATATCTTATGAAGTTAAAGAGAAAGAATGAAGAGGTTGAAAACCGCTTTTTAGATATGTCAGTTAAAAAATTAGAAGAGGTGTTATCTAAGTGA